In one Bos mutus isolate GX-2022 chromosome 19, NWIPB_WYAK_1.1, whole genome shotgun sequence genomic region, the following are encoded:
- the LOC102269628 gene encoding olfactory receptor 3A1, which translates to MQPKPRANGTAVAEFILLGLVETPGLWPAVFVLFLFAYLVTVGGNLSILAAILVEPKLHTPMYFFLGNLSVLDIGCITVTVPSMLGRLLSHKRTVPYAACLTQLFFFHLLVGVDCFLLTAMAYDRFLAICRPLTYSTRMSQTVQRILVAVSWACAFSNALTHTVAISTLNFCGPNVINHFYCDLPQLFQLSCSSTQLNELLLFGVGFIMAGTPLALVVTSYIHVAAAVLGIRSVEGRKKAFSTCGSHLTVVAIFYGSGIFNYMRLGSAKLSVKDKAVGIFNTVANPMLNPIIYSLRNPDVQGALRRVIKGRWSLE; encoded by the coding sequence ATGCAGCCAAAACCCAGGGCCAATGGAACAGCTGTTGCTGAGTTCATCCTGCTGGGTTTGGTGGAGACGCCAGGGCTGTGGCCAGCTGTCTTTGTACTCTTTCTCTTTGCCTACCTGGTCACTGTCGGGGGTAACCTCAGCATCCTGGCAGCCATCTTGGTGGAGCCCAaactccacacccccatgtacttcttcctgggGAACCTATCAGTGCTGGACATTGGGTGCATCACCGTTACTGTTCCCTCGATGCTGGGTCGTCTCTTGTCCCACAAGCGCACAGTTCCCTATGCAGCCTGCCTCACACAGCTTTTCTTCTTCCACCTTCTGGTTGGGGTGGACTGCTTCTTGTTGACAGCCATGGCCTATGACCGATTCCTGGCCATCTGCCGACCCCTCACTTACAGCACCCGCATGAGCCAGACAGTCCAGAGGATACTGGTGGCTGTGTCCTGGGCTTGTGCCTTCTCAAATGCACTGACCCACACTGTAGCCATATCCACACTCAACTTCTGTGGTCCCAATGTGATCAACCACTTCTACTGTGACCTCCCACAGCTCTTCCAGCTCTCCTGCTCCAGCACCCAGCTCAACGAGCTGCTGCTCTTTGGCGTGGGTTTCATAATGGCAGGTACCCCCCTGGCTCTTGTTGTCACCTCCTACATCCACGTGGCAGCTGCGGTTCTAGGAATTCGCTCAgtggagggcaggaagaaagcctTCTCCACTTGTGGCTCCCATCTCACTGTGGTTGCCATATTCTATGGTTCAGGTATCTTTAACTACATGCGACTAGGTTCAGCCAAGCTTTCAGTTAAGGATAAAGCTGTTGGAATTTTTAACACTGTAGCCAACCCCATGCTGAATCCAATCATCTACAGCCTCAGGAACCCTGATGTTCAGGGTGCCCTCCGGCGGGTGATCAAGGGGAGGTGGTCACTGGAGTGA